CGTTGTCGGACGCGAATCGAGTGTCCGAGCGTTGGAAGAGGCGCTTGCCGGCGATCGGAAAATCTTTCTCGCTACGCAACACGACGCCAGCGTAGACGAACCCAAGCCGAACGAAATCTACCAAGTCGGCACAATCGTCAATATTGTTCAAAGCCTCAAACTGCCCGATGGCAACATCAAAGTCCTGGTCGAAGGTGTCGAGCGCGGCAAGATTCTCCAAGTTGTCGATACCGACGGTTTCTTCCATGCCAGCGTTCGCGTAGCCAAGTACACGGTAGAAGCCACGCCTGTAATCGAACAGGCGATGCAACGTGTCACCTCATTATTCGAGCAATACGTAAAGCTGTGCCAGTCGCTGAATTACGAAACGATGATTGCAGCGGTTCGCATGGAGGACCCCTCCAAGCTGACCGACGTGATCGCCGCCAACATGCAGCTTGCGATCGAAGAAAAGCAGGAGCTGCTTGAGATCTTCGATCCGGCGGAAAGATTGAACCGGGTCGCCGACGTTCTCGAAATAGAAATCGAGAAGCTCAACATGGATCGCACCATCCAGACTCGCGTAAAGCGGCAGATGGAGCGCGCTCAGAAAGAGTACTACCTCAACGAGAAGATCAAGGCCATCCAGAAAGAGCTAGGCCGCGGCGAGAAGAGCGAATGGGACGAGCTCAAGAAGAAGGTCGATGGCGCCGGCATGCCGAAGGAAGTGCACGAGAAGGCGCTTCAGGAGCTGAAGAAGCTCGAAGCCATGCCTCCGATGTCGGCCGAATCGACGGTCTCGCGCAACTATCTTGATTGGCTGCTCGCTGTACCGTGGCGCAAGAAGTCGAAAGAGATTCGCAACATCGAATCGGCAGAGAAAATCCTTAATGAAGACCATTACGGTCTGGAGAAGATCAAAGATCGCATCCTTGAATTTCTCGCCGTCCGCCAGTTGGTGAAAAATCCGAAAGGCTCGATTCTGTGCTTCGTTGGACCTCCGGGCGTGGGAAAAACTTCGCTCGGCATGTCGATCGCGAAGGCCACTGGACGCAAGTTCGTCCGCCTATCACTCGGCGGTGTGCGTGATGAAGCAGAAATTCGTGGACATCGCCGCACTTACATCGGCGCATTACCTGGGCAGATTATTCAATCCATGAAGAAGGCCGGCACGAAGAACCCAGTCATCATGCTCGATGAGATCGACAAGATGGCTGCGGACTTCCGCGGCGATCCGTCGGCCGCATTGCTCGAAGTTCTAGATCCAGAACAGAACTTCATGTTCCAGGATCACTACCTCGACGTCGAGTACGACCTCTCGCAGGTCTTCTTTGTCGCTACCGCTAACGTGCTGCACACCATTCCGGCTCCACTTCAGGACCGCATGGAAGTACTTCGGCTTCATGGCTACACCGAACTCGAGAAGCTGGAAATCGCCAAGCAGTACCTGGTGCGCAAACAGCGAACCGCTACCGGTTTGACGGAATCGAACCTGGTCTTCACCGATGACGCGATCACGGAAATCATTCGCTCCTACACACGCGAGGCCGGCGTTCGCAATCTGGAGCGCGAGATCGGCAATATCTGCCGCAAGGTAGCGCGGAAGGTCGTGAAGGAAGGTCTGGAATACGCGGTAAGCGTGAACGCTGAGACGGTGTCCGAGTTCCTCGGGGTCGCGAAATTCCGCGACACGCTGGCGCACGAAAAGAGCGAAGTCGGACTCGTAACTGGCCTTGCCTGGACAGAAGTTGGTGGATCAATCCTCTCGACCGAAGTCACGATCGTCGACGGCAAGGGCAAGACGACACTGACCGGCAAGCTCGGTGACGTAATGCAGGAATCAGCGCAAGCGGCGATAACGTACATCCGCTCTCGCGCACACAGGCTTGGCGTGCCCCGCGACTTCTATCGCAATATCGACATTCACATCCACGTGCCCGAAGGCGCCATTCCCAAGGATGGCCCCTCCGCTGGCATCACGATGGCCACAGCCATCGCCAGCGCCCTCAGCAAGATCCCAGTGCGGCGCGACATCGCGATGACTGGCGAAATCACCTTACGCGGCAAGGTCCTTCCGATCGGCGGACTCAAAGAGAAGCTGCTGGCCGCTCATCGCGCCGGCATCTTCGAAGCGATTCTGCCGAAGGACAATGAGAAGGACCTCTCCGAAGTACCTGAGAACCTTCGCAATGCCATGAAGCTCCACTTTGCGGACAACATGGACGAAGTGTTGGCAATCGCCCTGGAAGGCCCGCTGCCGCAATATAGCGGGGAGGCGGAAGGGCAAGGCCTGCCGACCGTCACGCCAACGCCGACTTCGCAGCAGCTGCCGGTACAGCATCAGTAGGGCAGTTT
This region of Terriglobales bacterium genomic DNA includes:
- the lon gene encoding endopeptidase La, with the translated sequence MTQAREKFETRKLPMMPIRDVVIFPHMMTPFVVGRESSVRALEEALAGDRKIFLATQHDASVDEPKPNEIYQVGTIVNIVQSLKLPDGNIKVLVEGVERGKILQVVDTDGFFHASVRVAKYTVEATPVIEQAMQRVTSLFEQYVKLCQSLNYETMIAAVRMEDPSKLTDVIAANMQLAIEEKQELLEIFDPAERLNRVADVLEIEIEKLNMDRTIQTRVKRQMERAQKEYYLNEKIKAIQKELGRGEKSEWDELKKKVDGAGMPKEVHEKALQELKKLEAMPPMSAESTVSRNYLDWLLAVPWRKKSKEIRNIESAEKILNEDHYGLEKIKDRILEFLAVRQLVKNPKGSILCFVGPPGVGKTSLGMSIAKATGRKFVRLSLGGVRDEAEIRGHRRTYIGALPGQIIQSMKKAGTKNPVIMLDEIDKMAADFRGDPSAALLEVLDPEQNFMFQDHYLDVEYDLSQVFFVATANVLHTIPAPLQDRMEVLRLHGYTELEKLEIAKQYLVRKQRTATGLTESNLVFTDDAITEIIRSYTREAGVRNLEREIGNICRKVARKVVKEGLEYAVSVNAETVSEFLGVAKFRDTLAHEKSEVGLVTGLAWTEVGGSILSTEVTIVDGKGKTTLTGKLGDVMQESAQAAITYIRSRAHRLGVPRDFYRNIDIHIHVPEGAIPKDGPSAGITMATAIASALSKIPVRRDIAMTGEITLRGKVLPIGGLKEKLLAAHRAGIFEAILPKDNEKDLSEVPENLRNAMKLHFADNMDEVLAIALEGPLPQYSGEAEGQGLPTVTPTPTSQQLPVQHQ